Proteins from one Candidatus Methylomirabilis sp. genomic window:
- a CDS encoding protein kinase produces EKMGQFARAAGLYEKAGDLAAAARCHERAGEFRKAAALMGRLDRLEEAAALLERAGEARGAAELLEQVVKRQRAGGRGHLHSEGQAAIEEMARRCAALYLKAGAPELAARVLREAGAEREAADCFAQAGKLREALDLYKKHRLFGKARQVAEALGASDEVELIRGEELLEEGRPAEAAAAFAKGTAYFRAGELYAGLQEYEKAGEMFTLAGDLDQAAEMFGNSGDPAKAGAAFERARRFTEAAQFYRQAGDGAKAVAAHAAAGEHSEAGMLLKEQGDLEGAVAALQQVPAASERFLEATAALGEIFLETEMYGLAKEKLEGAVAAHPISTATLDLYYLLALAHEKSGEAQAALALYEKVMAFQLTYRDVQTRTAALQERRAGAVTQSVPRPAADQPERYKIIRELGRGGMGLVYLAEDSLLKRPVAYKVLPTAIQASAKGVEEFLGEARIVASLLHPNIVTLYDAGDTGQGLYLVMEYVDGETLMALLGKRPRFGLREVLYVAQKVGAGLAHAHARGVVHGDITPANIMVSKSRAVKIMDFGLAKTRERAVAATTTIRGTPPYMAPEQIQGKGMGAQSDLYALACTLYHMATGAPPFTEGEVLYHHLHTPAPSPSTRVPDLPEGFSRALQRCLEKEPAKRPQGVREFLAEILPRPASASR; encoded by the coding sequence GGAGAAGATGGGGCAGTTCGCCCGGGCGGCCGGCCTCTACGAGAAGGCGGGGGACCTGGCCGCGGCCGCCCGCTGCCACGAGCGGGCCGGCGAGTTCCGGAAGGCAGCCGCCCTGATGGGCCGGTTGGATCGCCTGGAGGAGGCGGCCGCCCTGCTGGAGCGGGCCGGCGAGGCGCGGGGCGCTGCGGAGCTGCTGGAGCAAGTGGTGAAGCGTCAGCGGGCGGGGGGGCGGGGCCACCTCCACTCGGAGGGCCAGGCAGCTATCGAGGAGATGGCTCGCCGCTGCGCCGCCCTCTACCTGAAGGCCGGGGCTCCGGAGCTTGCCGCGCGGGTCCTCAGGGAGGCCGGGGCGGAGCGTGAGGCGGCCGACTGCTTCGCCCAGGCAGGCAAGCTGCGCGAGGCCCTCGACCTCTACAAGAAGCATCGGCTGTTCGGGAAGGCCCGTCAGGTGGCCGAAGCGCTCGGCGCGAGCGACGAGGTGGAGCTGATCCGGGGGGAGGAACTTCTGGAGGAGGGGCGGCCCGCCGAGGCCGCCGCCGCCTTCGCCAAAGGGACGGCCTACTTCCGGGCTGGCGAGCTGTACGCCGGGCTGCAGGAGTACGAGAAGGCCGGGGAGATGTTCACCCTGGCGGGGGACCTGGACCAGGCGGCGGAGATGTTCGGGAATTCGGGGGACCCCGCGAAGGCCGGCGCCGCCTTCGAGCGGGCCCGACGCTTCACCGAGGCCGCCCAGTTCTACCGACAGGCCGGCGATGGTGCCAAGGCGGTCGCCGCGCACGCGGCGGCGGGGGAGCACTCCGAGGCCGGGATGCTGTTGAAGGAGCAGGGCGATCTCGAGGGCGCCGTGGCCGCCCTGCAGCAGGTGCCGGCCGCCTCAGAGCGTTTCCTCGAGGCGACCGCCGCCCTCGGCGAGATCTTCCTGGAGACGGAGATGTACGGCCTGGCGAAGGAAAAACTGGAGGGCGCCGTGGCCGCCCATCCGATCAGCACGGCGACCCTGGACCTCTACTACCTGCTGGCCCTCGCCCACGAAAAGAGCGGCGAGGCGCAGGCGGCCCTCGCCCTCTACGAGAAGGTCATGGCCTTCCAGCTCACCTACCGGGATGTCCAGACCCGGACCGCCGCCCTGCAGGAGCGGCGGGCCGGGGCCGTGACCCAGAGTGTCCCGCGGCCCGCGGCGGACCAGCCGGAACGGTACAAGATCATCCGGGAGTTGGGGCGGGGTGGCATGGGGCTCGTCTACCTGGCCGAGGACAGCCTCCTGAAGCGTCCCGTCGCCTACAAGGTTCTCCCGACCGCGATCCAGGCGAGCGCGAAGGGGGTAGAGGAGTTCCTCGGGGAGGCGCGGATCGTCGCCTCGCTGCTGCACCCCAACATCGTCACCCTCTACGATGCCGGGGACACCGGGCAGGGTCTCTATCTCGTCATGGAATACGTGGATGGGGAGACCCTGATGGCCCTTCTCGGGAAGCGGCCGCGCTTCGGGCTGCGCGAGGTGCTCTACGTGGCCCAGAAGGTGGGGGCCGGGTTGGCGCACGCCCACGCCCGCGGGGTGGTACACGGCGACATCACGCCGGCGAACATCATGGTGAGCAAAAGCCGCGCGGTGAAGATCATGGACTTCGGGCTGGCCAAGACCCGGGAGCGGGCGGTGGCGGCCACCACCACGATCCGGGGTACCCCCCCCTACATGGCCCCGGAGCAGATCCAGGGGAAGGGCATGGGCGCGCAGAGCGACCTGTATGCCCTGGCCTGCACGCTCTACCACATGGCGACGGGGGCCCCCCCCTTTACGGAGGGGGAGGTTCTCTACCATCACCTCCACACTCCGGCGCCGTCTCCTTCCACCCGTGTCCCGGACCTCCCGGAGGGCTTCAGCCGCGCCCTCCAGCGCTGCCTGGAGAAGGAGCCCGCGAAGCGGCCCCAGGGGGTCCGGGAGTTCCTGGCTGAGATCCTCCCCCGTCCCGCCTCCGCGAGCCGCTAG
- a CDS encoding galactose-1-phosphate uridylyltransferase, translating into MSGGGREMRLDPTTRAWILVGKAPQEPEGKQASEGCPFCPGREGETPPTIAAIAGPDGAWRVRCFADRSPVFRIEGPLDRTGEGLYDRMRNVGAHEVIVECREHGRRPPQFHDAELADVFRLIQARVSGLHRDPRFRYVLLFRNQGPLAGSLIDHPHSHLVATPVIPRRLEQELRWAKQHFDYKERCLACDMLHQELRDGRRLVEVSPTFVAFCPFAPRFPYEIWLFPRRHQHAFARCAPDGEAGLPGLAALLRRTLARLEPLVPDYNLVLHDAPNELAERPAGEWTTLGQDFHWHLEILPRTARLARLHREEEFYENPLPPEEAAAALREVSVQ; encoded by the coding sequence GTGAGCGGCGGCGGCCGCGAGATGCGCCTGGATCCCACCACCCGGGCCTGGATCCTGGTCGGGAAGGCCCCTCAGGAGCCGGAGGGGAAGCAGGCCTCGGAGGGCTGCCCCTTCTGCCCCGGCCGTGAGGGGGAGACCCCTCCCACCATCGCCGCCATTGCGGGTCCCGACGGGGCCTGGCGCGTCCGCTGCTTCGCAGACCGCTCCCCCGTCTTCCGGATCGAGGGTCCTCTCGACCGCACCGGGGAAGGCCTCTACGACCGGATGCGCAACGTGGGGGCCCATGAGGTCATCGTCGAGTGCCGCGAGCACGGCCGGCGCCCCCCCCAGTTCCACGATGCCGAGCTCGCCGACGTCTTCCGGCTCATCCAGGCGCGCGTGAGCGGCCTGCACCGGGACCCCCGGTTCCGCTACGTCCTCCTCTTCCGCAACCAGGGCCCGCTGGCCGGCTCCCTCATCGACCACCCCCATTCCCACCTGGTCGCGACTCCGGTGATCCCCCGGCGGCTGGAGCAGGAGCTGCGCTGGGCGAAGCAGCACTTCGACTACAAGGAGCGTTGCCTCGCCTGCGACATGCTCCACCAGGAACTGCGGGATGGCCGCAGGCTCGTGGAGGTGAGTCCCACCTTCGTCGCCTTCTGCCCCTTCGCGCCCCGCTTCCCGTACGAGATCTGGCTCTTCCCCCGCCGTCACCAGCACGCCTTCGCCCGCTGCGCCCCGGACGGGGAGGCGGGTCTCCCCGGCTTGGCCGCCCTGCTCCGCCGGACGCTGGCCCGTCTCGAGCCTCTGGTGCCGGACTACAACCTAGTCCTCCACGATGCCCCCAACGAGCTGGCGGAGCGGCCGGCCGGGGAGTGGACCACGCTCGGGCAGGACTTCCACTGGCACCTGGAGATCCTCCCCCGGACGGCCCGCCTCGCCCGCCTGCACCGGGAGGAGGAGTTCTACGAGAACCCGCTGCCGCCCGAGGAGGCGGCTGCGGCGCTGCGGGAAGTCTCGGTGCAGTGA
- a CDS encoding PilZ domain-containing protein, producing the protein MSPMFARRHPRTQMYLPSRCTALLSRDRTVPLDGKVDTVGCGGLRLLLPTLLKPPTPVTVSLAGEHSLRTRVVWAGPTRRTDLGIVVPHGLRFLEDITEFTFADLLRSLGERAQVQRSPRLPVRLGVQVMLGETFQPATTLNLSATGAFLATPTPSAAGEELLLHLTLPGSQRPLYLSSHVVWQNSLRSSNGFQPGMGVTFGNIGAQEATALRQFLQPILAR; encoded by the coding sequence ATGAGCCCGATGTTCGCGCGGCGCCACCCCCGCACGCAGATGTACCTCCCGAGCCGCTGCACGGCCCTGCTCTCCCGCGACCGGACGGTCCCGCTGGACGGGAAGGTCGACACGGTGGGCTGCGGGGGCCTGCGCTTGCTCCTGCCGACCCTCCTCAAGCCACCAACGCCCGTCACGGTCTCGCTTGCCGGGGAGCACTCCCTGCGGACCCGCGTGGTCTGGGCCGGGCCGACGCGCCGAACAGACCTGGGGATCGTCGTTCCCCACGGGCTCCGGTTCCTGGAGGACATCACCGAGTTCACGTTCGCCGATCTCCTGAGGTCCCTCGGCGAGAGGGCCCAGGTCCAGCGCAGTCCGCGCTTGCCCGTCCGGCTGGGCGTCCAGGTGATGCTGGGAGAGACCTTTCAGCCGGCCACGACGCTGAACCTGAGCGCGACCGGCGCCTTCCTCGCCACGCCCACCCCTTCCGCCGCCGGCGAGGAGCTTCTCCTGCACCTCACCCTCCCCGGGAGCCAGCGCCCCCTGTACCTGTCGAGCCACGTCGTCTGGCAGAACAGCCTCCGCAGCAGCAACGGGTTCCAACCGGGGATGGGAGTGACCTTCGGCAACATCGGTGCGCAGGAGGCGACCGCCCTGCGACAGTTCCTCCAGCCCATCCTGGCCCGGTAG
- a CDS encoding FAD-binding oxidoreductase: MQRTAGAVVVGAGVMGASVAFHLARAGVRQVLVLEKTGIAAGGTGKSAAFIRMHYTNEPEARMAIASFPVYQHWGDAVGGDCGFTRTGFVMTVLPEDAEALRRNVAMLQGLGAKTEVLTAAEVKAAAPALATEDLALAAYEPESGYADPIATTRAFLEQAQARGARLEVGAEVLALRTRAGRIAGVETTRGPVDAPTVVLLTGPWTPRLLRTAGAELHITPHRAQLAAFRRPPLLAAGHPTVIDGAVGAYFRPARDDLTLVGVGLWNGQGPADPDAYEQANDPEFLLVARAKLARRLPAMGDAPYVRGHAGIYDMSPDTRAILDEVPTVRGLFVAAGFSGTGFKKAPAVGACLSELILDGRARTVDLRPFRWSRYAEGDPIRGQHEYRLPADFGHKI; the protein is encoded by the coding sequence ATGCAGCGGACGGCGGGTGCAGTGGTGGTCGGCGCCGGCGTGATGGGGGCGAGTGTCGCCTTTCACCTCGCCCGGGCTGGGGTGCGCCAGGTCCTCGTCCTGGAGAAGACGGGGATCGCGGCCGGCGGCACCGGGAAGTCTGCGGCCTTCATCCGGATGCACTACACGAACGAGCCGGAAGCCCGGATGGCCATCGCTTCCTTCCCCGTCTACCAGCACTGGGGGGACGCCGTCGGCGGGGACTGCGGCTTCACCCGAACCGGCTTCGTCATGACCGTCCTGCCGGAGGACGCCGAGGCGCTCCGGCGGAACGTCGCGATGCTCCAGGGCCTCGGGGCCAAGACGGAGGTGCTGACCGCCGCGGAGGTGAAAGCCGCGGCTCCGGCTCTGGCGACGGAGGACCTGGCCCTCGCCGCTTATGAGCCCGAGAGTGGGTACGCCGATCCCATCGCCACGACGCGGGCCTTCCTGGAGCAGGCCCAGGCCCGTGGAGCACGCCTCGAGGTGGGCGCGGAGGTCCTGGCGCTTCGGACCCGGGCGGGCCGGATCGCGGGGGTGGAGACGACCCGGGGACCGGTGGACGCCCCGACCGTCGTCCTCCTGACCGGCCCCTGGACCCCCCGGCTCCTGCGAACGGCCGGGGCCGAGCTGCACATCACCCCGCACCGGGCTCAGCTCGCCGCCTTCCGCAGGCCGCCCCTGCTGGCGGCGGGCCACCCCACGGTCATCGATGGGGCGGTCGGTGCCTATTTCCGGCCGGCCCGGGACGACCTCACCCTGGTCGGGGTCGGCCTCTGGAACGGGCAAGGGCCGGCCGATCCGGACGCGTACGAACAGGCGAACGACCCGGAGTTCCTCCTGGTCGCCCGGGCGAAGCTCGCCCGCCGTCTTCCGGCAATGGGGGACGCCCCCTACGTTCGGGGCCACGCCGGCATCTACGACATGAGCCCGGACACCCGGGCGATTCTGGACGAGGTGCCGACCGTCCGGGGTCTCTTCGTCGCGGCCGGCTTCAGCGGGACCGGGTTCAAGAAGGCCCCTGCCGTCGGGGCCTGCCTGAGCGAGCTGATCCTGGACGGGCGCGCCCGGACGGTGGATCTCCGGCCGTTCCGGTGGAGCCGCTATGCGGAGGGCGACCCGATCCGCGGCCAGCACGAGTACCGCCTGCCGGCCGATTTCGGCCACAAGATCTAG
- a CDS encoding DUF1931 domain-containing protein yields the protein MAKRAGKGGDLIISKSRTKDAVKKCNVASDFYAALDRKVRELLVGAERRCLDNKRKTLKPQDL from the coding sequence ATGGCGAAGCGGGCAGGCAAGGGGGGCGATCTCATCATCTCCAAGAGCCGGACGAAGGACGCCGTCAAGAAGTGCAACGTCGCCAGTGACTTCTACGCTGCCCTGGACCGGAAGGTGCGCGAACTCCTCGTCGGGGCCGAGCGGCGCTGCCTGGACAACAAGCGGAAGACCCTGAAGCCCCAGGACCTGTAG